The following proteins come from a genomic window of Rutidosis leptorrhynchoides isolate AG116_Rl617_1_P2 chromosome 10, CSIRO_AGI_Rlap_v1, whole genome shotgun sequence:
- the LOC139872222 gene encoding uncharacterized protein isoform X1 gives MCNYLNEILSLMEVVVQFICKMILSLIISVYLFQLHFHCLKQLLTRWCLRCSNCVPMYFSILFTVFLPTFLINIAAETDVALAAVVTVAAFAGAGAAAATNDDVRYRLLRRRLLVAILAAFRLIELMMG, from the exons ATGTGCAATTATCTTAACGAGATATTGTCTTTGATGGAGGTGGTAGTTCAATTTATTTGTAAAATGATCTTATCTCTCATAATCTCGGTGTACCTGTTTCAACTACATTTTCATTGTTTGAAGCAGCTGTTAACCAG GTGGTGCTTAAGGTGTTCCAATTGTGTCCCAATGTACTTCTCTATTTTGTTTACAGTTTTTCTACCAACATTTCTTATTAATATAGCTGCTGAAACTGATGTTGCTCTTGCTGCTGTTGTCACTGTTGCCGCCTTTGCTGGTGCTGGGGCTGCTGCTGCTACTAATGATGATGTTCG gtatcgttTGTTAAGGAGAAGACTGCTAGTTGCCATACTAGCTGCTTTTAGGTTGATTGAGCTGATGATGGGGTAG
- the LOC139872222 gene encoding uncharacterized protein isoform X2 — MCNYLNEILSLMEVVVQFICKMILSLIISVYLFQLHFHCLKQLLTRHFSLTSANVAATSHCIRYLPAAETDVALAAVVTVAAFAGAGAAAATNDDVRYFRLLHLSSLLLFTITAQKLIDIKFQFVYL, encoded by the exons ATGTGCAATTATCTTAACGAGATATTGTCTTTGATGGAGGTGGTAGTTCAATTTATTTGTAAAATGATCTTATCTCTCATAATCTCGGTGTACCTGTTTCAACTACATTTTCATTGTTTGAAGCAGCTGTTAACCAG GCACTTCTCATTAACTTCAGCCAATGTTGCTGCAACTTCTCATTGTATTCGGTATTTACCAG CTGCTGAAACTGATGTTGCTCTTGCTGCTGTTGTCACTGTTGCCGCCTTTGCTGGTGCTGGGGCTGCTGCTGCTACTAATGATGATGTTCGGTATTTTCGTTTGCTTCACCTCAGTTCTCTCTTGCTGTTTACTATCACAGCGCAAAAGCTCATTGATATTAAATTTCAATTTGTATATTTATAA